One stretch of Lacrimispora sphenoides DNA includes these proteins:
- a CDS encoding carbohydrate ABC transporter permease, with translation MMKSSRRKKLLIHLILIAGIGITVLPFLWMLCTSFKTKGESMMIPPTILPERFVTEAYHNVLTALPFGRIYMNTVFSTVVTVAGQVVICTLAAYSFARIKFPGRDILFLVVLSVLMVPGQIFLVPQYLIVQKLGLLDTMFALFLPNLFSAFGTFMMRQFFLSLPDELEEAAILDGCGRIQILTRIMVPLVKSGIVALVIFTAKFAWNDFMWPLIVNTTTTKMTLAPALSTLQGQHTNDYPAQMAGAVLAVIPMVVLFFVFQKQFIEGVAHTGVKG, from the coding sequence ATGATGAAATCGAGCAGACGTAAAAAACTATTGATCCACCTGATACTGATCGCAGGAATCGGTATTACCGTGCTTCCGTTTCTTTGGATGCTATGTACCTCATTTAAAACAAAGGGAGAATCCATGATGATTCCTCCCACGATTCTGCCTGAACGATTTGTCACAGAAGCCTATCATAATGTTCTGACCGCCCTTCCTTTTGGAAGAATTTATATGAACACGGTATTTTCTACGGTTGTAACGGTTGCGGGACAGGTAGTGATCTGTACCCTGGCTGCATATTCCTTTGCCAGGATTAAATTTCCGGGAAGAGATATCCTGTTTTTGGTGGTGCTTTCCGTCCTGATGGTACCGGGACAGATCTTTCTGGTACCTCAGTACCTTATCGTGCAGAAGCTGGGGCTTTTGGACACCATGTTTGCACTTTTTCTTCCAAACTTATTCAGTGCCTTTGGAACTTTTATGATGAGGCAGTTTTTCTTATCCCTTCCTGATGAACTGGAGGAAGCAGCCATACTGGACGGGTGCGGCAGGATCCAGATCCTGACCAGGATCATGGTCCCTCTGGTAAAATCAGGGATCGTGGCCCTTGTGATTTTCACGGCAAAGTTTGCCTGGAATGACTTTATGTGGCCTTTGATCGTAAATACGACCACAACAAAGATGACTCTGGCTCCGGCACTTTCTACGCTTCAGGGACAGCATACCAACGATTATCCCGCACAGATGGCAGGCGCTGTTCTGGCAGTCATTCCAATGGTTGTCTTGTTCTTTGTTTTCCAGAAACAGTTTATTGAAGGAGTGGC
- a CDS encoding carbohydrate ABC transporter permease: protein MQGTTKKKIAKRQWKEWGEGYLFITPLLLGIFVFYIFPFIQNFWFSFNEVNKFNVATFYGLNNYLEMFKDKELWNSLGNTLLYVGITVPLGLMLSLFVAALLNTKIRGTSFYRTIYFLPSVTMSAAVAMVWKWIYNEQYGLLNAALKAMGFAPHGWITDPKTALFMIMIVGIWGTVGYNMIILLAGMQGISRSYYEAASVDGASGIHQFFKITIPMLSPTIFFVMITSIISGFQVFDTIYMMVVKTNTAYRSTQTLVMMFYRNAFDYGHKGYAAAISILIFSIIMLVTVIQMIGQRKWVNYD, encoded by the coding sequence ATGCAGGGTACGACAAAAAAGAAAATAGCAAAGCGGCAATGGAAAGAATGGGGAGAGGGGTACTTATTCATAACACCCCTGTTGCTTGGAATCTTTGTATTTTATATTTTTCCCTTTATTCAGAATTTCTGGTTCAGCTTTAATGAAGTGAATAAATTCAATGTAGCCACCTTTTATGGCCTTAACAATTATTTGGAAATGTTTAAGGATAAAGAACTGTGGAACTCTCTTGGCAATACACTTCTCTACGTCGGGATCACCGTGCCTCTGGGCCTTATGTTATCCTTGTTTGTAGCTGCCCTGCTCAATACGAAAATCAGGGGAACTTCTTTTTACCGGACCATCTATTTTCTGCCATCCGTGACCATGTCGGCCGCGGTGGCAATGGTCTGGAAATGGATTTATAATGAGCAGTACGGTCTTTTAAATGCGGCGTTAAAGGCTATGGGTTTTGCTCCTCACGGCTGGATCACCGACCCCAAAACAGCTTTGTTCATGATAATGATCGTTGGGATATGGGGAACTGTAGGTTATAACATGATCATTCTTTTAGCAGGCATGCAGGGGATATCAAGATCCTATTATGAGGCGGCATCTGTGGATGGGGCAAGCGGCATTCACCAGTTTTTTAAAATCACAATCCCCATGCTGTCACCGACCATATTTTTCGTCATGATCACCTCTATCATCAGCGGATTTCAGGTGTTTGATACCATTTATATGATGGTTGTAAAAACGAATACGGCCTATCGAAGCACCCAGACCCTGGTCATGATGTTCTACCGGAATGCCTTTGATTATGGCCATAAGGGCTATGCAGCAGCCATATCCATTTTGATCTTTTCTATCATCATGCTGGTAACAGTGATTCAGATGATAGGACAGAGAAAATGGGTCAATTACGACTAA
- a CDS encoding ABC transporter substrate-binding protein: MKKTRGTKVLAMGMALAMAAMSLTGCGGGGKASGGGATTLSLGIWDEKQRPVMESMIQAYQKTHENVKIDIQLTPYKGGEYWTKLEAAATGGTAPDVFWINVLHAEDYYDGGILLDLNDYLKKSDLDIEKNFPEALIKAYNFEDKQIAIPKDFDTNALWYNKDIFDKAGVAYPTDDWTFDDLAKACKDLKAAGLDSGAYPFACPIDFQTWYYPTVYAGGGWILNADKTETGYTDPKTQEGIQCWIDLINEGYSPSAAALSETSADAMFEGGQLAMVLAGSYMTPEYTSNDAINTKINLVEFPEFNGKEPNIINGLGYAVFAGSKNKDAAADFALWLGSEEAMKIQGESGVVISARNDAQKYFADFNKDLNLAAYTNHSGEANPLPVCKSVAELYDIEAEALKAAYSGDKTLADVCSQLKTDADAILAKNNK, translated from the coding sequence ATGAAGAAGACGAGAGGAACCAAAGTTCTGGCAATGGGAATGGCATTAGCCATGGCAGCAATGAGTCTTACGGGATGTGGCGGCGGAGGCAAAGCTTCCGGAGGAGGCGCTACGACTTTAAGCTTGGGAATATGGGATGAAAAGCAGCGCCCTGTCATGGAGTCCATGATCCAGGCCTACCAGAAAACTCATGAAAATGTAAAGATTGATATCCAGCTTACCCCTTATAAGGGAGGCGAATACTGGACCAAGCTGGAGGCTGCGGCAACAGGCGGAACAGCACCGGATGTATTCTGGATCAATGTACTTCACGCAGAGGATTACTATGACGGAGGAATTCTTCTGGATTTAAATGATTATTTGAAAAAATCAGACCTTGATATAGAGAAGAATTTCCCGGAAGCCCTTATAAAGGCTTATAACTTTGAGGATAAGCAGATCGCCATACCAAAGGATTTTGATACCAATGCTCTTTGGTATAACAAGGATATCTTTGACAAGGCAGGAGTGGCATATCCAACCGATGACTGGACCTTTGATGATCTTGCAAAGGCATGTAAGGATTTAAAAGCAGCAGGTCTTGATTCAGGAGCATATCCTTTTGCCTGCCCTATCGATTTCCAGACATGGTATTATCCAACCGTATATGCGGGTGGCGGCTGGATCTTAAATGCTGACAAAACAGAAACCGGTTATACAGATCCTAAGACCCAGGAAGGAATCCAGTGCTGGATCGATCTGATCAATGAGGGATATTCCCCATCAGCTGCTGCATTATCAGAAACCAGTGCCGATGCCATGTTCGAAGGCGGACAGCTGGCAATGGTTTTAGCAGGCTCCTACATGACACCGGAGTATACTTCTAATGACGCCATCAACACCAAGATCAACCTGGTAGAATTCCCGGAATTTAACGGAAAAGAGCCAAATATCATAAACGGACTTGGTTATGCCGTGTTTGCAGGAAGTAAAAATAAGGACGCAGCAGCAGATTTTGCTTTATGGCTTGGAAGCGAAGAGGCCATGAAGATCCAGGGAGAGAGCGGAGTCGTTATTTCCGCACGGAACGATGCCCAGAAGTATTTTGCCGATTTCAACAAGGATTTAAACCTGGCGGCTTACACCAATCATTCTGGGGAAGCCAATCCCCTTCCTGTATGCAAATCTGTGGCAGAGCTCTATGATATAGAAGCAGAAGCTTTGAAGGCAGCTTATTCCGGCGATAAGACTTTAGCGGATGTATGCAGCCAGCTTAAAACAGACGCTGATGCGATTTTAGCAAAAAATAATAAGTAG
- a CDS encoding Gfo/Idh/MocA family protein, with translation MKRITVAIAGLGSRGKDNYAPVAKLLPEKMEITAIADIVEEKVEEVSREYGVPKERCYSSAEEMLKQEKLADVMFIATQDRQHVGHAIPALEKGYDLLLEKPVSPDLDECRELLKVAGESGRKVVVCHVLRYTPFYTKVKELIDSGVIGDVVTVMGIENVGYWHQAHSFVRGNWRNSEETSPMILQKCCHDMDLLLWLTGKTCESVTSFGGTYLFKEEKAPEGAAKRCLDGCAAKAECPFDAEKIYITNEKTGIAHGKSDWPCNVLTLHPTEESVMEAIKTGPYGRCVYHCDNNVVDHQVVNLNMTDGSTISFTMTGCTEENSRFTRFMGTKGEIEASLHSNFITVRPFGKEKEVIDVSKLSDDFSGHAGGDNRMVEQLLDMVREGTEPNRSMTTLDKSLESHYIALAAEQSRISGGKLIHLEDIR, from the coding sequence ATGAAACGAATTACAGTTGCCATTGCGGGCCTTGGAAGCAGAGGCAAAGATAACTATGCACCGGTTGCAAAGCTGCTTCCTGAAAAGATGGAGATTACTGCCATAGCGGACATTGTCGAGGAAAAGGTAGAAGAGGTGTCCAGGGAATACGGAGTGCCAAAGGAACGGTGTTATTCCAGTGCAGAGGAGATGTTAAAACAGGAAAAGCTTGCTGATGTGATGTTCATTGCTACACAGGACAGACAACATGTGGGCCATGCGATTCCGGCCCTTGAAAAGGGATATGATCTTTTGCTGGAAAAGCCGGTTTCACCGGATTTAGACGAATGCAGAGAGTTATTAAAGGTTGCCGGCGAAAGTGGCCGGAAGGTGGTAGTCTGCCATGTTCTGCGGTATACTCCTTTTTATACAAAGGTAAAAGAACTCATCGATTCCGGAGTGATCGGAGATGTGGTCACTGTTATGGGGATTGAAAATGTAGGCTACTGGCATCAGGCCCACAGCTTTGTCAGAGGAAACTGGAGAAACTCAGAAGAGACCAGCCCCATGATCCTTCAAAAGTGCTGTCATGACATGGACCTTTTATTGTGGCTGACAGGAAAGACCTGCGAATCCGTTACCTCCTTTGGAGGCACCTATTTATTCAAGGAGGAAAAAGCGCCGGAGGGTGCGGCAAAACGCTGTCTTGATGGATGTGCCGCCAAGGCAGAATGTCCCTTTGATGCAGAAAAGATTTACATAACCAATGAAAAAACCGGCATTGCCCATGGTAAGTCTGACTGGCCATGCAACGTGCTTACCCTTCATCCTACGGAGGAATCGGTTATGGAAGCCATAAAGACCGGCCCTTACGGAAGATGTGTATACCATTGTGATAACAATGTGGTGGATCATCAGGTAGTAAATTTAAATATGACTGACGGCTCTACCATCAGCTTTACCATGACAGGCTGTACAGAAGAAAATTCCCGGTTTACCAGATTTATGGGAACAAAGGGAGAAATAGAAGCAAGTCTTCACTCCAATTTCATAACCGTAAGACCATTTGGTAAGGAAAAGGAAGTCATAGACGTTTCCAAATTGTCCGATGACTTTTCCGGTCATGCCGGAGGCGATAACCGGATGGTGGAGCAGTTACTTGATATGGTCAGGGAAGGAACCGAGCCGAATCGATCCATGACCACACTGGATAAGTCCCTGGAAAGCCACTATATTGCTCTGGCGGCGGAACAGTCCAGAATCTCGGGAGGAAAGCTGATTCACTTAGAGGATATTCGTTAA
- a CDS encoding AraC family transcriptional regulator: MAYCSTALTIEFEIHEIITVHYFEYMKDFVFSGESHDFWEFLYVDKGEITVQANQSIYQLKAGDVIFHKPNEFHALKASGNKAPNLVVMSFRCSSESMRFFEEKSCSLNQEERFLISRIIAEAKQAFSTPLHIPSVEKVELAPSPPFGAAQLILLYLQVFLIHVKRNHFEEGGTPIHNLPTEQMVLSSNSSHLEQIIQFMEFHICEHLTIKAICNEFSISRSTLHSLFHKEKNCGAIDYFNLMKIERSKEIMRDGNMNFTEIAYFLSYSSLQYFSKQFKKTTGMSPLEYFNSVKKYSNEITNASKKRREDNRMI; this comes from the coding sequence ATGGCATATTGCAGCACAGCGCTAACCATCGAATTTGAAATCCATGAGATCATAACCGTCCACTATTTTGAATACATGAAGGATTTTGTATTTTCGGGAGAATCCCACGATTTTTGGGAGTTTCTTTACGTGGACAAGGGGGAAATTACCGTACAGGCAAATCAATCCATCTATCAGCTAAAAGCCGGAGACGTAATTTTCCACAAGCCAAATGAATTCCACGCCTTAAAAGCGTCCGGAAACAAGGCTCCCAATCTGGTAGTCATGTCCTTTCGCTGCTCCAGCGAAAGCATGAGGTTTTTTGAAGAGAAATCCTGCTCCTTAAATCAGGAAGAGCGATTCCTCATTTCCAGGATTATTGCAGAAGCGAAACAGGCCTTTTCCACTCCCCTTCACATTCCTTCCGTGGAAAAGGTGGAGCTGGCCCCTTCCCCGCCATTCGGAGCCGCCCAGCTCATCCTATTATACTTACAAGTATTCCTGATCCACGTGAAGCGGAATCATTTTGAAGAAGGCGGTACACCGATCCATAACCTTCCGACCGAGCAGATGGTCCTTTCCTCCAATTCCAGCCATTTGGAACAGATCATTCAGTTTATGGAGTTTCACATCTGCGAACACCTTACTATAAAAGCCATTTGCAACGAATTCTCTATAAGCCGTTCCACCCTTCACTCCCTGTTTCACAAAGAAAAAAACTGCGGGGCTATCGACTATTTCAATTTAATGAAAATCGAGCGTTCTAAGGAGATCATGCGGGATGGCAACATGAACTTTACGGAAATTGCATATTTCCTTTCCTACAGCTCCCTGCAGTATTTTTCAAAGCAGTTTAAGAAAACAACCGGAATGTCTCCTTTGGAATATTTTAATTCCGTAAAAAAATATTCCAATGAAATCACAAATGCAAGTAAGAAAAGGAGAGAGGATAACCGGATGATTTGA